In a genomic window of Sulfuriferula nivalis:
- the surE gene encoding 5'/3'-nucleotidase SurE — MRILLSNDDGYFAPGLAVLAKTLSTIAEIVVVAPERDRSGASNSLTLDRPLMLRQADSGFYYVNGTPTDCVHLAVTGMLDTLPDMVISGINHGANMGDDTVYSGTVAAATEGYLLGVPAIAVSLTNHSGGHFETAARVVLDLVERLLKQPQLTPMLLNVNVPDVPYEALNGTQITRLGRRHKAEPVVKATNPRGQTVYWVGAAGAAQDASTGTDFYAITQQQVSITPLQIDLTHYQQIQTLQGWWQ, encoded by the coding sequence ATGCGCATTTTATTGAGCAACGATGACGGTTATTTTGCACCTGGTCTGGCTGTTCTAGCCAAGACATTATCAACTATTGCTGAAATTGTCGTGGTTGCGCCAGAGCGTGACCGTAGTGGCGCGAGTAATTCGTTGACCCTTGATCGTCCATTGATGTTACGGCAGGCTGACTCTGGTTTTTATTACGTTAATGGCACGCCGACTGATTGCGTACATTTGGCGGTCACAGGCATGCTGGACACTTTGCCGGATATGGTAATTTCGGGTATTAATCATGGTGCGAATATGGGTGACGATACTGTTTATTCAGGCACCGTTGCTGCTGCCACTGAAGGTTATTTGCTGGGTGTGCCAGCAATTGCGGTATCACTGACCAATCATAGTGGTGGGCATTTCGAAACAGCCGCGCGTGTTGTGCTTGATTTGGTAGAGCGACTGCTCAAGCAACCGCAATTAACGCCGATGTTGCTGAATGTCAATGTGCCAGATGTGCCATATGAGGCGTTAAATGGTACGCAGATTACACGTCTGGGTCGCCGACACAAAGCAGAGCCTGTTGTTAAAGCTACCAATCCACGTGGACAAACCGTGTATTGGGTGGGGGCTGCAGGTGCAGCGCAAGACGCGAGTACAGGAACTGACTTTTATGCAATTACGCAACAGCAAGTTTCTATTACGCCGTTGCAGATTGATTTAACCCATTATCAACAAATACAAACCTTGCAGGGATGGTGGCAGTGA
- a CDS encoding glutamine synthetase III: protein MSGNEVRVQAINKITNRVPLSVKTPKPLSEIWGCDVFNLARMEESLSKNVFKTIKNTVQTGAALDTATADMVAAAMKEWALSKGVKFYSHIFYPMTNITAEKHDGFIITNSDGGAITEFTGSLLIKGEPDGSSFPNGSIRMTNAARGYTAWDPTSPAYIMHTDNSSTLMIPCVFMSWTGEALDKKIPLLRSNHAMNKAAQKVLALMGETNIATLNSSCGAEQEYFLVDSAFANSRPDLLLAGRTLFGASPAKGQQFDDHYFGAIPERVQVFMQDFEDQLYRLGIPAKTHHNEVAPGQFEIAPYFEAANVAADHQQLMMTLMKSTAKKHGFMCLLHEKPFAGVNGSGKHVNWSVGNATQGNLLDPGKTPHDNLNFLLFCGAVIRGVHLFGPLLRAVIASAANDHRLGANEAPPAILSVYLGDQLEKVYMDIKAGKLAMTTDGGLMDLGLPQILKFERDPGDRNRTSPFAFTGNRFEFRAVGSSQSVSGPLVAMNTMLADSLNWIADKLEAELKKKDDKATAVFAVLKEIMELHGNVVFGGNGYSPEWHKMAVEERGLKNLPTSAEAIPMLREESVRKLFESTGVLTRVELESRFEVYAEQYILSIEVEAKLVIDMAKTSIYPAAIHYLSEIAQTSSEMAKMDVKLDDTVAKAVAAEANAMMAAVGKLSAAIKQHDFATTEEHMNYCAHVIRDLMNEVRAHADALEMEVADELWPFPKYSEMLFIK from the coding sequence ATGAGTGGGAATGAAGTTCGCGTTCAAGCAATTAACAAAATTACAAACCGTGTACCTTTATCTGTAAAAACGCCAAAACCATTAAGTGAAATATGGGGATGTGACGTTTTCAATCTGGCACGCATGGAAGAATCGCTTTCCAAGAACGTCTTCAAGACCATCAAAAATACCGTACAAACAGGTGCCGCCCTTGATACGGCGACTGCTGATATGGTTGCTGCAGCAATGAAGGAATGGGCACTATCGAAAGGCGTCAAGTTCTACTCTCATATTTTCTATCCGATGACCAATATTACGGCAGAAAAGCATGATGGTTTTATCATCACTAATTCCGATGGTGGGGCGATTACCGAGTTTACCGGCAGCCTGCTGATCAAAGGCGAGCCTGATGGTTCTTCTTTCCCCAATGGCAGTATCCGTATGACCAATGCAGCTCGTGGCTATACGGCATGGGATCCGACCAGCCCTGCATATATCATGCACACAGACAATAGCTCCACCCTGATGATTCCGTGCGTATTCATGTCCTGGACTGGTGAAGCGCTTGACAAGAAAATCCCGCTGTTGCGCTCTAATCATGCAATGAACAAAGCGGCTCAGAAAGTGCTTGCTTTGATGGGCGAAACAAATATTGCAACATTGAATTCCAGCTGTGGCGCGGAACAGGAATATTTCCTGGTTGATTCCGCTTTTGCCAACAGCCGTCCGGATCTGTTGCTTGCCGGGCGCACCCTGTTCGGCGCATCACCTGCAAAAGGTCAGCAATTCGACGACCATTACTTCGGCGCTATACCAGAGCGTGTTCAAGTATTCATGCAAGATTTTGAGGACCAATTATACCGACTCGGTATCCCTGCCAAAACCCACCACAATGAAGTTGCGCCGGGACAGTTCGAAATTGCGCCCTACTTCGAAGCGGCTAATGTGGCAGCTGACCATCAGCAGCTAATGATGACTTTGATGAAAAGCACAGCGAAGAAGCACGGATTCATGTGCCTGCTGCATGAAAAGCCATTTGCAGGCGTGAACGGTTCTGGCAAGCATGTGAACTGGTCGGTGGGTAATGCAACCCAAGGCAATTTGCTCGACCCGGGCAAAACACCGCATGACAATCTTAACTTCTTGCTGTTCTGCGGAGCAGTCATCCGTGGCGTTCACCTGTTTGGGCCATTGCTGCGCGCCGTTATTGCATCCGCTGCGAACGACCATCGCTTAGGAGCTAACGAAGCGCCACCAGCCATTCTGTCTGTCTACCTGGGTGACCAGCTGGAAAAAGTCTATATGGACATCAAAGCCGGAAAGCTCGCTATGACGACGGATGGTGGATTGATGGATCTTGGACTTCCGCAAATCCTTAAGTTTGAACGCGATCCTGGCGACCGTAACCGTACTTCTCCTTTCGCGTTTACTGGCAACCGCTTCGAATTCCGCGCAGTAGGTTCATCACAGTCGGTCTCGGGGCCTTTGGTTGCGATGAATACAATGCTGGCCGACTCCTTGAACTGGATAGCTGACAAACTGGAAGCAGAACTGAAAAAGAAGGACGACAAAGCAACTGCCGTGTTTGCTGTGCTTAAGGAAATTATGGAGTTGCATGGTAATGTGGTGTTTGGCGGCAATGGATATTCACCTGAGTGGCACAAAATGGCGGTCGAAGAGCGCGGCTTGAAGAACCTGCCAACTTCGGCAGAGGCAATTCCGATGCTGCGTGAAGAGTCCGTCAGGAAGCTATTTGAAAGCACGGGTGTACTGACACGCGTGGAATTGGAAAGCCGGTTTGAGGTTTATGCTGAACAATACATTTTGTCTATCGAAGTTGAAGCCAAGTTAGTTATTGATATGGCAAAAACTTCTATATATCCAGCCGCAATCCACTACCTGTCAGAAATAGCACAGACAAGCTCAGAGATGGCAAAAATGGATGTTAAGCTGGATGACACTGTGGCAAAAGCCGTTGCAGCAGAGGCAAATGCGATGATGGCTGCTGTCGGGAAACTCAGCGCCGCTATCAAGCAGCATGATTTCGCCACGACTGAAGAACATATGAATTATTGCGCCCACGTCATTCGTGATCTGATGAACGAAGTTCGTGCTCATGCAGATGCGCTTGAAATGGAAGTAGCAGATGAACTATGGCCTTTCCCTAAATATAGCGAAATGCTGTTCATCAAGTAA